A region of the Paraburkholderia flava genome:
TGCCCGCCTGAATGCAGCGATAGAGCGTCGTCGCGTTCGCCGGCCAGCAGCCGATCACATCGGTCGTTGGGCTCGCCTGTTCGAGCGCCGTGCCGATGCCCGAGATCAACCCGCCGCCGCCGACCGATGCGAATACCGCTGCAAGTCCCGGATGCTGCTCGGCGAGTTCGAGGCCGACCGTCCCTTGTCCGGCGATCACGTCGCCGTCGTTGTACGGCGAGATGAACGGCAGACCATCGCGTGCCGCGCGGCGCGCAGCTTCGAGTTCGACTTCGAGCGTCGACGCGTCGATGGTGACGACCGTCGCGCCTAGCGCGCGGATCGCATCGAGCTTCACCGGCGCGGCCGTCACGGCTGCGTACACGGTGACCGGCACGCCGGCCAGCTTGCCCGCGAGCGCGACGCCCTGGCCGTGATTGCCGGTCGACACCGTCGCGACGCCGTTGCGTCGCTGTTCCGGATCGAGCAGGCGCAGCTTGTTCGTCGCGCCGCGAAACTTGAACGAGCCGGTGTGCTGCAGATGCTCGCATTTGAGAAACACATCGCAGCCGGTTTCCGCCGACAGCAGCGGGCTATGGGTGAGCGGTGTCACGGCGACCTGCGGCCGGATCGCGCGATGCGCGTCGACGATGCGCTCGTACAGACTGTCCATGAGGGTTCCTTTCGATCAGAAGTCTTGCAGCAGTTGACCCGTCTTGCGATGCGCGAGCGGCTCCATGCCGGCGAGCAACGCGACGCGCTGCCCTGCGCGCACGAGCGCGAACTGCTGCTGGACGACGACAATGCCGTCGACGTCGCTATACACCGGATGACGTGGCGCATCGAACGCACCGTCGAGCGGCACGATCTCGGCGATCAGTTCGCCTTTGCGGACCGCATCGCCGGGACGTTGCCGGTAGGTGACTAAACCGGCGGCGGGGGCGGGGACATGCGACGCGCCTTCGAGTGGGTAAATGCGCGGCGTTACTTTCAACGCATGATCCTCGTGATCGTTCCACTCGATCAACCCGTCAGCCGCAAGAAAACGCAGAATGCCGCGCGCGTCTTGTTCGGCCAGCGTATCGTCCACATCCGCCTGACCGCGCAGCTCAATCGACGCACAAAAACCGAGATGCGCATCGTCGACCAGGTCCGCGTCGCGCAGCGCACGCCATGGCTGCGTATACGCCTCGTCGATTGGACCGCCGCCCGCGATGTCTTCGAGAAAAACTGTCTCGATGCCGAGCGCGGCGGCGAGCGTCGTCGCGCGCGCCTGCTGTGCGCGGTTGCTGTACAGATGCAGGATCGCGCGCGTGTCGCAATGCAGATCGAGCACGACGTCGTGCTTCAACGCTTCGCGCAGGAGATGCAGTTTGGTTGCAGCGACCGGATCGTGCGCGCCGCGTTGTTCGAGCAACGCAGCGAACAACGCCTTGAACGCGCGCGTATCGTTGCGTGCAAGCGTGGTGCCGTTGCGGATCGCGTCGCACACATCATCGGTGATCGACGGGAAGCGGCGGTTGAAATTCTCGCCGTTGTCGAGATTGAAGCGCCCGACCGGCATCCCGAACAGCCGCTGCGCCATCCCGACCGGATTCGCAAACGGCCGCACGACGATGCGCCCGCGCAGTCGCCCATCGCGTTCGAGTTCGGCGAGATGACGCAGCAGGTGCGAGATCGCGAGCAGGCCAGGATGTTCGTCCGCGTGCAGGCCAGCCTGGATGTACGCGCTACGTCCGTTGCTGTCAGCGCAGTCGAACGTATGCGTGGTCAGCTGAAACGCCGCACCGGGTGCGAGACCCGGCAGATCGATCGATTCGGTAACGATGCTCATCGCGCGTCACCGGGCAGCGGGATAAGCAGCGAGAAATTCCGACGTGCGCGCGAGCCCAGCTTCAAGCACGTCGCGGCTATTCGTATAGCCGATGCGCACGTAGCCTTCCATATCGAGCGCGCTGCCCGGCGTGAACATCACGCCGGTCTTTTCGAGCAGCGCCACGCAGAAGTCACGCGACGAAACCGGCAGATCGACGCGCACCAGCGCGGTCGTGCCGGACTTCGGCTTCACGTACGACAGCACCGGCTCTTTCGCGATCCACGCGTCGAGCAGCGCGAGGTTGGTCCGCAGGATGTCGTGATTGCGTTCCAGCAGCACGCCACGGTTTTCCAGCGCGATCGACGCGAACAGATCGTTGAGCATGCCGACGCTGATCGTGTTGTAGTCGCGATGAATCTGCACGCGATGGATCAACTCGACGGGAGCGACGATCCAGCCGACCCGCAGCCCCGCGAGCGACCACGTCTTCGACATGCTGCCGGTGCCGATGCCTTTTTCGTAGAGATCCGCGATCGACGCGGTGAAGCCGTTGCCGTGCTGGTCGGTGCCGCGATAGACCTCGTCGCACAGCACCCACGCGCCGCAGCTGCGCGCGATCTCGACGAGCGCTTCGAGGAACGCCCGGTCCATCAGCGAGCCGGTGGGGTTGTTCGGGTTGTTGATCGAGATCATCCGCGTGTGCGGCTTGATCATCTTGCGCAGCGCGTCGAGGTCGGGCAGGAAGCCGTCTTCGGGGCGCAGCTTCAGGATCTCGACCTGCGCGCCGTAGCTCTCGGGAATCGAGTAATGCTGCTGGTAGGTGGGCAGCACGGAGATCACGTGATCGCCGGGTTCGACGAGCGTTTCATAGACCAGCGCGTTCGCGCTGATCGCGCCGTGCGTGATCAGCACGTTCGGCACCGCCTGCTTCTCGTACAGCGACGCGACGTTCGAGCGCAGCCGTTCGGTACCGTCGATCGCGCCGTAGGTCAGCTTCATCGGCAGGATGTCGGCGAGGATCGCGTCCTTCTTGCCGGCGAGATCGAGCAGTTCTTCCACCGTCAGCGACTCGACGCACGTCTCGGCGAGATTCAGCTCGCAATGGTTTTCGTACTGGTCCATCCAGCGCTCGACACCGAATTCCCTGATCTTCATGACCTCTGCCTCTCCGGTTGAACACGCGCACCACACGGTGCGTGTCCGGATGAGTATAGACGAAATGTCTCAAATAGACGAATCGGAATAAATTCGTCCGTAGCAGAGTGACGGGGCGGGGCGATGGATTTTCGGCGGACCTGCCAGATCTCCGGTAGCGGAAACATGCGTCCGGCCCAGAGGTCCCGAGACGCATGCGGTACTCACAGTGTCGTAGCCGTCAGGACGTAGCCTTATAGGCGGGCAGGAACTGCGCGAGGCGCGCACCCATCTCGGCACCCAGCAACTGAAGCGCATTGAACGGCCGGATCATGACCTCGAATTCGACGATCAGGCCGTCTTCGTCGAAGCGAATCATATCGATGCCCTTGAGGTGTTTGTCCTGCACCCTGGCGCTGAACTCGAGCACGACATTGAGCCCGTCGCTGCTGCCGAACTGGCGGTGATAAGTGAAGTCCTCCAGGATAGTCACGACGGTCTGTAACGCCATGAGCAGCGCAGGTGCGGGCGCGTAAGGCTTGAACGCCATCGGTGAACGGAAGACGGCATCCGGGTGCACGATGGAACTCAATGTGCTGAGATCCCTGGACTTGATCAATCGGTGCCACGTCTCAAGCGAAAGAGCGACTGCCGGCTGAAGGCCGAGGTCTACTGGATTCATGGGAACTCCGTTCTCAGTGCAAAGGGGTGGTTAAAGTACGGCAGCGAGCGTGGTGCCCTGACGAATGGCTCGTTTGGCATCCAGCTCGGTCGCCTCGGCGGCGCCGCCGATCAGATGCACGCTATGGCCGGCAGCCTGCAACTGATCGGCAAGTTCTCGCAGCGGTTCCTGCCCCGCGCAGATCACCACGTTATCCACGGCGAGCGTTCGGGATTCTCCATCGACGGTCACATGCAGTCCGTCATCGTCGATGCGCCGATAGTCCACCGACGAAACCATGTTCACGCCCCGCGCCTTCAGGGCCGTTCGGTGAATCCAGCCGGTGGTCTTGCCAAGACCGTCACCGACCTTCGAGGTCTTGCGTTGCAGCAGATGTACCGAGCGCGCAGGCGGTTCCGCACAGGGCCGGGTGAGTCCGCCGCGCGCGGCGTAGGTCGTATCCACGCCCCACTCGGCGAAGAACTTCCCGGTGTCGAGGCTGGCGCTTTCTCCGTTGTGCACCAGATATTCGGCCACGTCGAAGCCGATCCCTCCCGCACCGACAATCGCGACGGTACGTCCCACATGACTGCCGTCGCGCAACACGTCGAGATAGCCCAGCACTTTGGGATGATCCGCACCGTCGATCGACGGACGGCGCGGTTCCACTCCTGTTGCAATCACCACCTCATCGAAGTCCCGTTGCGTCAGGAGATCTGCTGTCGCGCGCGTATTGAGGCGTAGCTCGACACCGGTCAGTTCGATCTGGCGACGAAAGTAACGCAGCGTTTCGTGGAACTCCTCCTTCCCCGGCACCTTTTTGGCAATGTTGAACTGTCCGCCGATTTCGGTCGCTGCCTCGAACAGCGTGACGGCGTGGCCACGCCCGGCAGCCGTTACCGCGCATGAGAGTCCGGCCGGCCCTGCACCCACGACGGCGATGCGCTTTCGTTGGCTGGCAGGTCGAATGACGATCTCGGTTTCGTGACACGCTCGTGGATTGACGAGACACGACGTCACCTTGCCGGCGAACGTGTGGTCGAGGCAAGCCTGATTGCAGCCGATGCAGGTGTTGATCTCGTCGGCGCGGCCCTCGCGTGCCTTGCGCACGAATGCGGCGTCGGCCAGGAAGGGACGCGCCATCGACACCATGTCGCAGGCACCGTCGGCCAGCAACTGCTCGGCGAGTTCGGGTGTGTTGATGCGGTTCGTGGCAACCAGCGGAACGGAGACCTTCCCCATCAGCTGTTGCGTGACCCACGTATAGGCGCCGCGCGGCACTTTGGTGGCAATCGTGGGAATGCGCGCCTCATGCCAGCCGATTCCCGTATTGATGATGGTGGCCCCGGCGTGTTCGATGGCCTGGGCAAGCTGGATCACTTCCTCCAGCGTCGAGCCGCCCTCGACCAGATCGAGCATCGAGAGGCGGTAAATGATGATGAAGTTGGTGCCGACGCGTTCGCGTACCCTGCGTACGATCTCCAGCGGAAAACGGATGCGGTTCTCGTAGCTGCCGCCCCATCGATCCGCGCGATGGTTGGTTCGCGCGGCGATGAATTCGTTGATGAGATAGCCCTCCGAACCCATGATTTCCACGCCGTCATAGCCCGCGTGCTGCGCCAGTGCGGCGCAGCGAACGAAGTCCCCGATCGTTTCCTCTACCTCGTCGTCGTCCAGTGCGTGAGGCCTGAACGGATTGATGGGCGCCTGCAGCGCGCTAGGGGCCACCAGTTGCGGTTGATAGGAGTAGCGGCCGAAGTGCAGGATCTGCATGGCGATCTTTCCGCCCTCCGCGTGGACCGCCCCGGTGACCAGCCGGTGCTTCGCGGCTTCGTCTTCCGTTGTCAGCATCGCGCCGCCGTGCATCGGACGTGCGCGTTCGTTCGGCGCGATGCCGCCCGTCACGATCAAGCCGACTTCTCCGCGTGCCCGTTCGGCGTAAAAAGCCGCCATACGCTCGAAGCCGTTCGGTGCCTCTTCCAGGCCGACGTGCATGGAGCCCATCAGGACACGATTACGCAAGGTGGTGAAACCCAGGTCAAGCGGGCGCAGCAGGTTGGGGAAGCATTCCATGATCTTTATGAAACTGGTTGCATAGATGGGATCCGATAATGCAACCAGTTTCACAAACGATCAAATGAAATGTATAGTTTTAGAGGACATCCTTTACCGTCAGCCCAATTCTCCATTCCCGTCAGATGTCGCTCCCTCATGCGTTGCTTACGACACTCGTCGAACGGTCCTGTTCCGGCTCGGAACTCGCGGCTCGCTTCGACAAGTCGATTGGTTATTTCTGGAACGCTACACACCAGCAGATTTATCGCGAGCTGGCTCGACTGGAAGAGTCGGCGTTGATCGAGTCGTTACCTGAGGAGTCGACGCGCGGCAGGAAGCGCGCGTACAGAATCCTGCAGGCGGGGCGCGACGAACTGAAGCGATGGATTCGCATGGAAGAGGAGCACACGCCGTTTCGCCATGAGTTTA
Encoded here:
- a CDS encoding threonine/serine dehydratase; amino-acid sequence: MDSLYERIVDAHRAIRPQVAVTPLTHSPLLSAETGCDVFLKCEHLQHTGSFKFRGATNKLRLLDPEQRRNGVATVSTGNHGQGVALAGKLAGVPVTVYAAVTAAPVKLDAIRALGATVVTIDASTLEVELEAARRAARDGLPFISPYNDGDVIAGQGTVGLELAEQHPGLAAVFASVGGGGLISGIGTALEQASPTTDVIGCWPANATTLYRCIQAGKVIEVEESDTISDGTAGGVEPDAITLPIAQRVIDRSVLVSEEEIKSAMKRLAQTDRWMVEGAAGVALASLLQIAPTYRGKAVAVVLCGRNIMLDKFVAAVQ
- a CDS encoding succinylglutamate desuccinylase/aspartoacylase domain-containing protein, encoding MSIVTESIDLPGLAPGAAFQLTTHTFDCADSNGRSAYIQAGLHADEHPGLLAISHLLRHLAELERDGRLRGRIVVRPFANPVGMAQRLFGMPVGRFNLDNGENFNRRFPSITDDVCDAIRNGTTLARNDTRAFKALFAALLEQRGAHDPVAATKLHLLREALKHDVVLDLHCDTRAILHLYSNRAQQARATTLAAALGIETVFLEDIAGGGPIDEAYTQPWRALRDADLVDDAHLGFCASIELRGQADVDDTLAEQDARGILRFLAADGLIEWNDHEDHALKVTPRIYPLEGASHVPAPAAGLVTYRQRPGDAVRKGELIAEIVPLDGAFDAPRHPVYSDVDGIVVVQQQFALVRAGQRVALLAGMEPLAHRKTGQLLQDF
- a CDS encoding aminotransferase; protein product: MKIREFGVERWMDQYENHCELNLAETCVESLTVEELLDLAGKKDAILADILPMKLTYGAIDGTERLRSNVASLYEKQAVPNVLITHGAISANALVYETLVEPGDHVISVLPTYQQHYSIPESYGAQVEILKLRPEDGFLPDLDALRKMIKPHTRMISINNPNNPTGSLMDRAFLEALVEIARSCGAWVLCDEVYRGTDQHGNGFTASIADLYEKGIGTGSMSKTWSLAGLRVGWIVAPVELIHRVQIHRDYNTISVGMLNDLFASIALENRGVLLERNHDILRTNLALLDAWIAKEPVLSYVKPKSGTTALVRVDLPVSSRDFCVALLEKTGVMFTPGSALDMEGYVRIGYTNSRDVLEAGLARTSEFLAAYPAAR
- a CDS encoding nuclear transport factor 2 family protein — protein: MNPVDLGLQPAVALSLETWHRLIKSRDLSTLSSIVHPDAVFRSPMAFKPYAPAPALLMALQTVVTILEDFTYHRQFGSSDGLNVVLEFSARVQDKHLKGIDMIRFDEDGLIVEFEVMIRPFNALQLLGAEMGARLAQFLPAYKATS
- a CDS encoding NADPH-dependent 2,4-dienoyl-CoA reductase, coding for MECFPNLLRPLDLGFTTLRNRVLMGSMHVGLEEAPNGFERMAAFYAERARGEVGLIVTGGIAPNERARPMHGGAMLTTEDEAAKHRLVTGAVHAEGGKIAMQILHFGRYSYQPQLVAPSALQAPINPFRPHALDDDEVEETIGDFVRCAALAQHAGYDGVEIMGSEGYLINEFIAARTNHRADRWGGSYENRIRFPLEIVRRVRERVGTNFIIIYRLSMLDLVEGGSTLEEVIQLAQAIEHAGATIINTGIGWHEARIPTIATKVPRGAYTWVTQQLMGKVSVPLVATNRINTPELAEQLLADGACDMVSMARPFLADAAFVRKAREGRADEINTCIGCNQACLDHTFAGKVTSCLVNPRACHETEIVIRPASQRKRIAVVGAGPAGLSCAVTAAGRGHAVTLFEAATEIGGQFNIAKKVPGKEEFHETLRYFRRQIELTGVELRLNTRATADLLTQRDFDEVVIATGVEPRRPSIDGADHPKVLGYLDVLRDGSHVGRTVAIVGAGGIGFDVAEYLVHNGESASLDTGKFFAEWGVDTTYAARGGLTRPCAEPPARSVHLLQRKTSKVGDGLGKTTGWIHRTALKARGVNMVSSVDYRRIDDDGLHVTVDGESRTLAVDNVVICAGQEPLRELADQLQAAGHSVHLIGGAAEATELDAKRAIRQGTTLAAVL